The sequence tgatcagaatGTCCCCTGGGAACCTCCTTTTGGAAGTCTTCCGGGCTCAGGAAaaacccagaatgcactggagggattatatatcctgtccgGTCTGGCAatcccagaaggagttggaaagtgtctcTTGGGGGAGGGATGTCTGCATTCAGCCTGCTGCTACTGTGACCGAGCCTCAGTATAAGGGGAAGCTGAGATGGTTTTTAAACTCTTAAGGAAATTGATGGGGATATTATgtttaaaatatgtaattttaatattgaaagGGCCTCAAGGCTCTATAAAACACCTTGCTTAAAGCACCTTGTCCTGCAGTGCAGGTGTGTTTCCCATTTTCCACCTAAAACACTTCACATTTTTAGGTAGAAAAAGAAACTCTGCTTCCATGTGGGATGTGTTGGTCTTAAAACGGGAGTGTGCAAAAAGCTAGCATGTTCCTATCTTgaagatgtaaaaaaatgatTGCACCTTTGACCAACTAAAACCTGATCTATTGCACAGCTTAACAAATAAAAGATGCATAAGAAAGACCATTGCATATCTGCAAGTTCACAACATACTACAGATGCTTTCTCGATGCGTCAAAATCAGTGCATTTGTTGATAAAGTCTGTAATGGGACAGAGGGACAAAGATTTTGTTTGTCTCTGCTTTTTAGCTCTCTTCATTCTGTGCACACTGGCTCCAGCATATATTCTGACTAACACCCACAGACATACATGCAGAATCTCCCACGCTTTCATGCAACATGTCAAAAAAGTGAGCACATGACCTTTACACTTTTATTTCCAgaggttttcattttttgtccattcacttttttaaattcaagttcTGCAGATTAAAAGATGTTTACAAATTAATAAACCCAAAATGGAAGGACAGACACATCTTGGtagttgactgaaatttaaCTGTTATACCAAAAATGAACGATGGTGTATTTAGGAATAATTGCAGAATTCaacaactctttttttttttttcatacatgtaGCACCTGAGGACTGTACAGAGACAAGCCTGAAAAATCGAAACCAATTCTTTGGTAAATTTGTCAATTAATTAGTccaattaaacatttaaaacacaaggagttttattttaacaattgGAGCGCTCATTAACTACAGATATATTAAACCGTATTATTAcataaaaatcatgttttatttttcaattcacattttaaaacagcaaatgtGGGCCTTCTTTATCTGTTCACTCCAAAAGTTCTATGTTGaggtttcatttatttttgtctgtcttACCAACACACTTGTGTTTGTTAACATACACCATCTTAGTGAATTTTCTATCACAAACTTGACAACTaaaaggtttctctcctgtgtggataACTGAGTGTTGCTTCAGATGTACCTGTTGAGAAAATGTTCTCCCACAATCAGGACAAGTGAACTGTTTCTGTCCTGTGTGAACAATGGAGTGTTTCCTCAGATTTTCACATAAcgaaaatcttttaccacaaacaGAACAGctgaatggtttctctcctgtgtggacgAGAAAGTGCCTTTTAAGATGTCCACTTCTTAAGAAtattttaccacaaactgagcAGCTAAACTGTTTCTCTCCTGTATGAACAAGAGCATGTTGTCTGAGGTTTCCATGTAGGGAAAATCTTTTGCCACAAACTGAgcaactaaatggtttctcccctgtgtgagTTCTCATGTGTGTCACCATCTCTGCTCTCCAGAGAAAATTTTTAttacaaacagagcagctgaacGGTTTCTCTCCTGAATGACGCAGCATATGCTGTTGTAAATTTTTCTCACCTGGGtatcttttaccacaaactgagcaactgaatagtttctctcctgtgtgggaTCCCTTCGGTTTCTTATGTCGTTTCTTTTGGCGAAGACTTGGAGCACACTCAGAGGAGCTCACTGAGGAATTTCCAGTGTTACATTCAATATCACTAACAGCTAGGTCATTATTTTGCAGAGGGTTTAAACCTTCCTGAGGTTCATCGCTCTCCTCCCAGTCACCACTGTCATCAGTGTCACATACAGAGATGTTTGAAGTCTCATCAAGAGTAACCGATTGCAAATAACAGTCTGGATTAAagtctctgtctgcctctggtcctccacagtcctctccattAGCTTCTGTTTTCAAATATGCAGTGTATCTGTCCTCTTCACTTTGGTTTTCATGGAGCCGCGAGGACTGAAGTTCCTCTCCATCATCTTCTTCACTCTTCACAAGAGCAGGGTCAAACGTGAACATGATGATATCATCCTCCTCTGGTCCTTGAAGCTCCCGACTGTTCCACTGATCCTCCAGTTCTCTTTTAATGTGTACTGTTTCAAGTGGCTCCTCCTGGTTAGGACTAGAGCTCCTCTCCTGCTGTTCAGGGAGAACCTCTTCTTTTATCACCACCCTCTGGACATCTGTGGACAgtgatgaacaaaaaaatacatttgaaaactCTTACTTGCTATTAGCATACATCATCACTGATTTTGAATTAAGTTATGATGTCAgaagactgttttttttctcgATAAAGAACTAAACAAGGAGAAATGAGGACTTTTCAAGCattcagcagctgttttaataaCAACAACTCCAGACACTATTGGCCTTAAGTAAGCAATTAACTAATCCATGAATCCATATCAAAGGTACATATGTGGCCAAAAGCAAGGAACGGTGTATGCAAGAATAACAAATTTAGATAAGTGCAGGAATGCACACCTGCATGCAACACTTTCTATAAATGCGAACGTGTGCACATGAATCAGCCTCATATTCTCCCCTCTGTATGACCAAAATTAAccaaaaacaataaatgcaAAGCTCCTCATCAGTGAAGACACATATAAAATAAGCTAGCAGAGCACCAGTTTCTAGCTGTGAATTGCAGTGACAgcagacagcagaaaaaaaaacaaaaacaaaaacaaaaaaaaaaaaaactgacaacaaaAGAACTGAGGCGTACGTGAACGAAGGTTGGATAGACTACCACCTCGATCCTGCGGTAGTGATTGTCACACAAGAGGCTCTTCAGCCAATCAAATCTAGGACTCAGGCCAGGCCTGCAAGTAAACAAGTTTAACATTATAACAAGGAATCTCTCGGAAAGACCCGGAAGAGTTTGGCTCAAGGTGAGTCAGGGAAAGGTCAACAGTGTGCTTTTTAAATAAGATAAGACAAATATGCAGTATACCCCAACTGTTTCAGAACCATCACGGTCATTAAATGTGGTGATGATGGTTAACATATTTGTAAGAAAAAGCACACACCCttaaagaaatcaaaacaaCTCATAACTGACCTGATGCTCAATCAATCGATCAACCAGGGTCCTGAAACATTAATCAACTGATCAAACACTGTACCAACAAAGTAACCCTAAAGCTGTTTTAATCTTAGGTCAatataaaatcatttaacaGGCATGGAAAATAACCTCACAAGAAATGTTGgtctattaaaaatgttttttaaactaatagAGAAAGAGggcaactttttatttcattttgtgctttttgtatccagcttttttttttattttcagtccttttcttaattttgaatttaggtCACATGCTATGTTCTGTAAGGCAATACTTCCTTTACttgaaacaagaaaataaatatttgaatttaaccttttaaaaccTGGgtttctggactcttttcttattttaaccataaaaggcccaaaaaatgtcctgtgagtgcgtgcttttgcccatttttccacaacaCTTAGAATTTTTAATATATGGcggttatttacattttactacATGTTGGGACTTCCAGTTTGTAGATGAGACTGTAGACAGCTAAAACGAGGAGCTCCCGGCCAACTAAGTTTAAAAAACGGAGAAAACCCTTATAATCATAACTAGACAAcggaaaaataattaacatggataaaacacattttactgcatgttaagagtgttttaacagtttaaattgaaaaaaaaaaaaaacacaaaaaagggggaaatttatgctagaatcttagTGAGAAAGGGGgaaattacagtaataaccacatactggctgtgaagcacagtttctcagctttcagaaactgtttgaatttttccgataacacaaacagtcatgcaattatggtcatgcaaagtgtgcttcaacagcgcGTCGTCGGCGACGCGCTAGGATTTAAAGGGTTATGGTGGCCTGGAAGATAAGGACGCCTTCGGCGGGTGTGAAGTTGAAGTTCGTCTGGGCATGTCCAGTTTAGGGGACACCTGaagaagacccagaatgtgcaGGAAGGATTATAAATCCTATCTAGTCTGGGAATGCACCAGGATTCCCCAGGTGGCGCTGGAAAGTGTTGCTGAGGAAAGGATGTCTgagttgacttgcttagcctgctgccactgagACCTGGTCCTGGGATAAGTGAGAAAATGGATGgatctaatttttcaaaatcaatttgaatataattttgttttcagaACACTCCCAATTCATAAAACACATTGTTGCATAACCACTGGAATCAGTCAGCTGTTGGCTGCTGAGAGATGTTACAAAGCTACTAAGATCCATCAAAATAAGGCTCAGTTCCTTTTCTAAGTTCTAACCCCAACCCTTATTTTCAAATGCCTCCTTGCCCCTTAGAGCAGAGTTACAAAGGGTAGGGGTAAAATCTTCACCTGCATACTGGGATGACCCTTCAAGCTCCTGATAATGGGAGTCAACAGCGTGTATATAAATAGATGTGACGACGACGGACCAGAGCAACCCATCCGGGTACTCTGCCCAAACGATGCCAGCCCTGCCCCTTTCTGGAGGAAAACATTCCTTAGAAATGAACGGCAGTCAGTGGGAAAGTTAGTTTCATTAGggttttaaagcttaaaatatgagTTATTATATACAAATATAAGTTATTTGGAACAAAAACTCAAATGGCCTGTGAGATAAACATAAAATGTAgcacatttatgaaaaaatacttgCACTGCAACAATATGAAATTAACAGAATTATAGATGTACACAAGGGTCTGTTCAGGCTCCCTTCATCAAACTGGACAAACAGTCCCACCTTGTGCCTGGAGATGCCATAAACCAACATCACATActtatgtgtgttggatcttaTCACTTGAATGTGGTTAATAAGTTAGTGAAAGTGTGAAAAAGCTGTTAGACTATGACTTAAAACTGGGCAATTAATcggaaaataatcaaaaccgaCATTTAGTTAGAGCCTATAACTGACAAAAACCTGCCATGTCAATTATGTCAATTATTTTCCCTTGTAATATCTCTCCCTACTAATGCAACACCCCCTTAGAAACAAACGACTAGCTGTGTAATGATGTGATAGGCAGCCAGGtagtttcatttcagctgtgcattttgatttcagttgtcTCAATAAAGAACTATGAATTTTTAATCCCTGCATGTTCCTCTCAGTTATtcgttttaaaattatacaaatatttacaggaCGAACAGAGTCGGAGGTTggggtggaataatcattcattgatcgtaatcgaggtaaaaagcccaattaatcgtgattttgatttttgccataatcgcccagccctactataactcctgctgtcacagagccATTGCTAACTTAGAGGCATTAAGAACACAACACTGGTCCAACGTCTTACTTCTCTCTAGTTGGAGCCAAACGAAACAGAACTCTTTTCTGACAATCTGCCTTCATTTGAGATTAATAACACATGCCTTAAATTGTGGCTTTTTGATTGTTTaaggcacaaaacacaacaaaatgtttttttaaattgcgtTATTACTGGTGTTTTCTAACCTACCGCCATTCAATCTGAAGGTTTGTTTTCCCCGAATGGGGGCGTGGTTTCACTGGAAAGCAGGATGTTGCACTGCCCTGATCAATATCCAACATTTCTAccacaaggtttttttttcaaaatgtttcttcAAATCAAAAGGCCCAAAATGTgtagaaaaaatattatatTGTTATATTAGACTGTAGTTGTAATCTTCAGCTCTTGCAAATGATTGCCATGGCATTCTGGAAGTGGGTATTCAGAGCATCTCTGTTTGAAGGGTCATATAGCCCTAACACTTCACCCCAACCCTCCATTTCTATAAAATACGGGACGCCCTACCTTTAGACATGTACAAGTGAAACATAGTGGTAAGGCTTAGACAGGCACAGATAGCCTAGGTGTCAACCACAAAagggcctgggttcaaatccatcTTGTGGCTCTCTCACCAAACATCATTCTCCattctctcattcctgtttcgaGCTCTGTCCAGTGTACTTtctctcaaataaaggcaaaaagcccaaaaaccAATCTGTAAAAGCATGAATGGATGAATCCTGCTGGAAATAAATTACCCCAAAACCAAAAGAAGAGAATGGCACAGagttagaatttttttttaaggataaaacaaaaaaatggatttcatTCAGAGTGTTCAACAACTCCTCAGCCTCCACTCATCAGCTTTAGGAGACGTCCAGTGCTGCAGAATAACCTGGACCACACCGATCCCAAACTAAATACTCCACCTTCATTGCTGGGCCAGAAAACAAAAGGCTATTATAAATTAAAGACAATTTTAGACTCAGCTTCATTAAAAAGTCAATCATTTCATTAACTGTAAAAGAACATCTGTCATTTACAGGATGGACTGCCCCCACTGCAAAGTGTTTTACATCAGCAGAACAAAAAGACATCTACAGAAGAAAACACTTGTTATCAGAACTGCAAATATCAACTATCCCATGGCAAAACATTATCTTGAACTTTATAACAGCAACCCATAAACTTCAAAAGCTATCGGCATTGTTCACATCCCATCCTCTGTAAGAAAGTGTGACAGACAAAATAAACTAGATCAACAGGAAGCTTTTTTGGATTTACAAACTACAGGCCAATAAATTCTCTGGTCTGAATGAAGAGATggattttactgtgtttttgtaACAAACTGTAGATTCTTATTTTAAGAGTTGTGGTTTTATATGTTATGTGTAAGTTCAGGGGAGTAAAAGGTAAAcagtgaaaatgtaaatgtcCTTTGAGTTGATTGGGGGTTCTTAAAATTGTAATTAGACAGTAAGGAGCAGTGTTGGACTTATTTCGAAACATCAaggtgtgctgaaagggacacaAATGCATGGGATTTATCACAATTAAAAGAAACTAGTTGGGACTTGATAAATGTGATTCATTTTGACAGCTACAATCTCAGTCCTAGAAACCCGCATTAacttcatcaactaaaactatgttTAAAAAGATTCATTGACAACCTTTTtctccttgacaaaaactagactagaactaacaaaaatagatctgtaatgactacaactgacaaaaactaagtttagttttcctcaagatgactacaactagactaaaatgtaaattgGTTTtagtctgacattcaaaatctgtgatatttctccattgtgggtaaatctgtcaacaaacaatgcagctgtagctactcagcctctcagctgtagaaagcagggaccccaggtttggcagagtgcagagaacacactaccatgatttggtaccagaattaggcaaggaaataaatgctttgactaaaagtaaagactaaaatgtgagaactttttatggactaaaactagactaaaatgtttttgagttttcgtcaactaaaactagaataaaactaaaagactagaaatgactaaaatgtgactaaaattaaaacgcattttatttaaagactaaaagtaagacaaaaattaaaaatagctgccaaaattaacgcTGCTACAAACATATGCCTGTTTCATATTAAAGCCTGGTACTTTCGACCAAAAGCTAACTAGGCCTTCTGATATTTCATAAAGTACATAAGTTTGTACAAACGCAGGCGTATTTTCACCTCTAGATTTAAGTGGCTCCAAGAACTTCTGTAAGacatatttaacaatcaaacaAAGGTCAGCAAAAGGTTTAAAGTCCATCAAAGTGCCATTGTTATCAGGAGCTAGCTGCGGCTAACACTGAGCTCTATGTAGCtgaaatatttacagtaaacaAGTTTACAGAAGAGGAAAGAGAACAAACCTGAGATATTCTGAAACCcggacattttaaaaacatccaagagtCACAGGCGGAAGAGACGAGTCAGCTCTGAAGACGTTTTCTAGGATTATTCTGCTTTTAGAGGACTCTGGATCGTCTAAACATGCTAACTGAGCTCTGCGACAAAGAGTCTTCATGACCCGGAAACAAAAGCGCAACTTCCTGTAAACACATCCGGCCTTCAAAATACAGAGCCGCTTCAGTGTTTAACACAccttacaaaacatttttttgacattaacTGTTCCATCGTCACAAacatatgttttttatgttaggATATTTACCAAAATAAGCGCCAGATGCTAATTAAAGGGCATGATAATTTCTCTTTTAATTAATCAAAGTGCCCCAGATGTTCCTCGTTTGTCATGTTTCAAGAGAACATTGTTACTGAATCATGTTTTTTTGGCTTATCAAAAAAAGATATGTTCTCatgaaatatttcttcatttaataataataacatacaGTAAGTATAACTCTGGACTAAAGAagactgtaaaaatgtaaacccaaaatagagaaacattttgaattatttcCAGTTAATTCAAATGTTGTAAACAGCAGGTGTGAAAGGTATTTCTCTGAAGCTGTCGGATGTAGGAGAGGTCTGAGTCTTTATAAGAGTACTAAAACTGGTGTTTGTGCCCAACAGACATGTTCCTTTATGTCTTATTGGCTTAAAAACTCTGATGTGATTAGATATGTTTGGGTGAAAATGTTGTAAATCAAATAATAGttacatttttagatattttcatTGGTAAACAATAACTATTTGAATGTGGCTTAATCAAATTTACTTTTTGTTCTTGGTGGATTTCAAGGTCTGACAATATCTTAAATTTTCTTTCATAGGCATTGTCTATTCGACTGCATTCTTAAAGTAAACATTGTTACTGATGAAGTGTATTACACATCAATGAGCAGGTCTCAGCTGAGCAGATACCAGGGCCCCATGAACAGGAGTTAACCAAACAGATATAGGGAAAGACAAACTTTATTATCCATTGAAGAAGCAAAAGACAAGGCTCATACAACCAATAAAACTTGTAAATAGACATTTAAAAGACCAAGTACATGCGTGTAAAAGAGgataatattaaaaacaacaaccagtTAAAATGTGTCGTATAGTGTCTCTTGTATATCGtttaggccagtggttctcaaacagtGTGGCATGGCACACTAGTGTGcattgaggcaagtctaggtgtgccttggggatctggctttgcccctgaaaaaaccccagagagtgggccctccCACTCATGATTAATTGATGaaatcagtgtgtgtgtgctcgatcagtagcattggtgctggcATCCTGGCTAAAagttacctcatttggcaagctattatttAGTTAAAATTGTTGTtaaaattattgatttatgctacttttaaccaagttaaccaatttttctacccattttgccaattattttgacaacagcaaaacaacaacaaatttttactgctttttgcaataagcaacttttttttaatacttttgacccatttttgcaacttttttggattttttgccacatgtaaccaatttttgataccttttgccagtttttgcctacttttgctattattttgaaattttttgccaattttttcatcactttttaccacctttcagcaactttaaccatttttgccacttatctgccacttgtaacctattttatcattatttgacactttcaacccatttttgccacctccttgctaattttcactaactttcattaacttttttggccacttttttgctcaattttgccaatttttaaaatctcttttaatcattttcttaccacctttttacaacatttaaccctttggCCACttgcaacccatttttgccacctttttgacactttcaacatgttttaacccacttttatcacttttagccaatttttgccacctttcaacCACCTTTTGCTCCattttgccacccccagttggctgagccccagaaacCCTTATTATCCCCCCTTTATAgaccaccttgactgttatattgtttaaaagtctattttgtattgatatgaatctggtgtgccttgagattttggctttaaCCTTAAGTGTACCTTGGGcggaaaaagtttgaaaaccactggtctagggtAGTGATTGTAGAAAGAATGAAGAATCAACACAGCATGCATGCGGAGAAAGGTAAGACAGCTATCTAAATCATCTCTCGGGGATATAAAGGATTCAACAAGCTGACATAAGATGATGCGTGGTCTATACACGCATATAGGTAACATGAAAGTAAAAGCAGATTAAACATTATCTCATTCAGAAGAATCAGaaaatgcaacatttatttAAGACATCACAATGCTCAGCAGACCACAAATTTCATGTTCAGTTAAGTATTAATACTAAAACTATAACAGTTACTACTTTCTATAACTATCTACCTCAACCTATTGATGACATTAGGAGTAGATAGCACAGTTGTCTTTAACATTTGCTGTTGCACACCGTGGCCTGAAGGAACAAGCCAGCTCCAAAAATGACATTTGAAGTAAACTGGATCTTTGATATCTTTTCACACTCTTCATCTTGAATCGCAGTTACAATTCAAGGAATCAAATTCATCAAAGTATTAGAAGATATATCCATTTCATACACGTCTGTAATTCAGATCCAGATTATGTCTCAGGGTTTGCAAAACCAGGCTTATTAATGGTTtcaaaaagaaagtaaaatacAGACACAGGTCCAAAAGCTTTAGACAAATTAAAATGAGACAGGAGAGGCAAGAGAATGCATTTCTGctggtatgtgtgtgtgtgtgtgtgtgtgtgggggggggggggggtctactCTCAAAGTCTGAGCATTAAAGgattttgttgctgtaaaaacttaaaaaaatcagaccaGTGTAAGTTTTACATCAGTGGTAACTTCATCTCAAAAGATAAGGTATTGTATTGTTAAGATGGTTTCTCTCTGTGAGACTCAGAGTGCTGTTTCAAAAGTGTAGCATCAAAATTTTGTCAAGGGATATTTTTAACACCTTAGAGTTTAAACATTACTGATGTTCCCTGGTCTCCGAACAATGGTCATTCCTGTTTTTGATCTCAGATTCAGAGAAGGCCTCAGTCTCTGCTTGTAAATGTCTCTCTGGATCAGATTTCCTGTCTGGTTCTGATCTTCCACAATCCTTTCCATCAGCTCCTGATTCTGACTCCATTTTCTCCTCAGTTTGGTTTTGAAGAGCCTCTGATTCTGACCATCATCCCAGTTGTGAATATATTCATGAGGCCAAGGTAACCTTTAGTAAAAACATTGCAGTGAATTGATCTCTAAGCTCTGTTAAATGCTAGACAAGACTTTAAAGAGAATTTTTAACATGGTAGGAAAAGTTAAAGAGTCTCTCTTTCCTGTTGAGTGTGAACTAACATATGCTTGGTCAGAGAATCTTGTCGGACAAACCGTTTAACACATTTTGAGCATTTCAAGAGTTTCTCTCTTGCGTGAATTCTGGTTGTGTGTGTGGTCAAAGTACATTTAAGGCTAAATCTTTTGTCacattcagagcagctgaagggtttctctttTGTGTGACTTCTCATATGATTTATAAGTTCATATTTATGCACAAATTtcttaccacactcagagcagctaaaACGTTTTTCTACTGCATGGGTCTTTTTCACCACCTGCTCTTTAGGGATTACTTCTTTCCTGTACTCAGTGGAGGAGAGTTTCTCTCTAGTGTGAATAAGCATGTGTCTGGTCAGATTTTCATTGCGACTAAATCTTTTTCCACACTGAGAGCAtttgaagggtttctctcctgtgtgacaTCTCATATGGCATGTAAGATCATAC comes from Cheilinus undulatus linkage group 16, ASM1832078v1, whole genome shotgun sequence and encodes:
- the LOC121524296 gene encoding zinc finger protein OZF-like, translating into MSGFQNISDVQRVVIKEEVLPEQQERSSSPNQEEPLETVHIKRELEDQWNSRELQGPEEDDIIMFTFDPALVKSEEDDGEELQSSRLHENQSEEDRYTAYLKTEANGEDCGGPEADRDFNPDCYLQSVTLDETSNISVCDTDDSGDWEESDEPQEGLNPLQNNDLAVSDIECNTGNSSVSSSECAPSLRQKKRHKKPKGSHTGEKLFSCSVCGKRYPGEKNLQQHMLRHSGEKPFSCSVCNKNFLWRAEMVTHMRTHTGEKPFSCSVCGKRFSLHGNLRQHALVHTGEKQFSCSVCGKIFLRSGHLKRHFLVHTGEKPFSCSVCGKRFSLCENLRKHSIVHTGQKQFTCPDCGRTFSQQVHLKQHSVIHTGEKPFSCQVCDRKFTKMVYVNKHKCVGKTDKNK